The Megachile rotundata isolate GNS110a chromosome 11, iyMegRotu1, whole genome shotgun sequence genome includes a region encoding these proteins:
- the Mrm2 gene encoding mitochondrial rRNA methyltransferase 2, which produces MKSACSNFLIVKYFRTCTNLYRETPQNLKGKKHSSQLWLTRQLKDPYVEKARKENYRCRSAFKLLEINERFKILKPGQIVIDCGAAPGSWTQVAIKLTNANGVNNEAVGTVIGIDKIPMYPIEGATLLGNMDFTTEASQKELLKLLKDRKADVVLSDMAPNASGIRDIDHVNIIKLAYLAFKFALQTTCIDGTFVCKIWDGGQSQQLEQDLLKFYKHVRNVRPQATRDDSTEKFLLATGFKGVKTLSNNAA; this is translated from the coding sequence ATGAAGAGTGCATGTAGTAATTTcttaatagtaaaatattttcgtACGTGTACTAATTTGTATCGAGAAACACCACAAAATTTAAAAGGAAAGAAACATAGTTCGCAATTATGGCTTACAAGGCAGCTGAAAGATCCTTATGTAGAAAAAGCGAGGAAAGAAAACTACAGGTGCAGAAGtgcatttaaattattagaaatcAATGAAAGGTTTAAGATTTTGAAACCTGGACAAATTGTGATCGATTGTGGTGCTGCTCCTGGTAGCTGGACCCAGGTTGCTATTAAATTAACGAATGCAAATGGTGTAAATAATGAAGCTGTTGGAACAGTGATTGGAATAGACAAAATACCAATGTATCCAATCGAAGGTGCAACTTTATTGGGTAATATGGACTTTACAACAGAAGCTTCACAGAAAGAGCTCCTAAAACTATTAAAAGATAGAAAAGCTGATGTAGTTTTATCAGATATGGCTCCAAATGCATCTGGTATAAGGGATATAGATCATgtgaatataataaaacttgCATATCTTGCTTTCAAGTTTGCTTTACAAACCACATGCATAGATGGAACATTTGTTTGTAAAATTTGGGATGGTGGACAGTCTCAGCAATTAGAACAGgatcttttaaaattttataaacatgtTAGAAATGTAAGGCCACAAGCAACTAGAGATGATTCTACTGAAAAGTTCCTTTTAGCAACAGGATTTAAAGGAGTAAAAACTCTGTCCAATAATGCAGCGTGA